Proteins from a single region of Methanobrevibacter sp.:
- a CDS encoding LysR family transcriptional regulator, translating into MEFESKGLISLEINGEVYGYRLYESLDSLSKTKSQRRSAKELNISHTVFNRRILKAEEKLGFKLTKKVGNGTALTQEGLDLLEEFKKYAIQIEKTSTINIVGGHISTGLLESIDLPFKTNIYSSNDEDAFELAKRGVVDLLTLDDPLIAFERDINFYPIAYDYLVLVSSPNSKKIETISDLENLDFVSVSGSAQRLAWDSLRHYDIHVNIKESVSSQFDAYKLVRDSKNLHTFLNASYFKGNELLKFDTQHVISLVKVNEDKTEVNDFIKYLTNEEGQKTIEKQGFTPM; encoded by the coding sequence ATGGAATTTGAAAGTAAAGGATTGATAAGTTTAGAGATAAATGGTGAAGTTTACGGATATAGACTATATGAAAGTCTTGATTCCCTATCAAAAACCAAATCTCAAAGAAGGTCTGCAAAAGAGCTAAATATTTCTCATACAGTATTTAATAGAAGAATACTCAAAGCAGAAGAAAAGTTAGGATTTAAGCTTACAAAAAAAGTGGGAAATGGAACTGCACTTACACAAGAAGGGTTGGATTTACTGGAAGAATTTAAGAAATATGCAATCCAAATCGAAAAAACTTCCACCATCAACATTGTCGGAGGCCACATAAGCACTGGTCTTTTGGAAAGTATAGATCTTCCATTCAAAACAAATATTTATAGTAGCAACGATGAAGATGCATTTGAACTTGCTAAAAGAGGAGTTGTTGACCTATTAACACTTGATGATCCTTTAATAGCATTTGAAAGGGACATAAATTTCTACCCAATAGCTTACGATTATTTGGTTCTTGTATCAAGCCCAAATTCCAAAAAAATTGAAACAATTTCAGACCTAGAAAACCTTGATTTTGTAAGTGTATCCGGATCTGCACAAAGGCTTGCATGGGACAGTTTGAGGCACTATGATATACATGTAAACATTAAAGAAAGTGTAAGTTCACAATTTGATGCATACAAATTAGTCAGAGACTCAAAAAATTTGCATACTTTTTTAAATGCAAGCTATTTTAAAGGCAATGAACTTTTAAAATTCGATACACAACATGTAATCAGTTTAGTTAAAGTTAATGAAGACAAAACAGAAGTGAATGATTTCATTAAATACTTAACTAATGAAGAAGGTCAGAAAACCATTGAAAAACAAGGTTTTACCCCAATGTAA
- a CDS encoding carbohydrate kinase family protein yields MAKNRDLLAIGHSAHDYIIRVPEFPKANFSAPITNMKTFNGGAAANVACVGAKLGLKTSLVSAVGGDFKKTEYYEHMQNLGIDTDSLIIVPGESTPTAFVLTNDNDDQISYFYWGAAREFAESKVPASAIKNTEAVHLATGDPEFNWKCSEEAKNEDLLISFDPGQDLGMYDIKKLRDVIENTTILFGNHHEIGRILESLEVDLDGLRALGPKIIVKTCGANGTEIYSNEEKIKIDAIETTVVDPTGAGDSFRAGFLSRFLNGESLEASAKFASTVSSFIIEHQGCQTNMPTFDDVFERMNRFY; encoded by the coding sequence ATGGCAAAAAACAGAGATTTACTAGCGATTGGTCACTCTGCTCATGACTACATTATTAGAGTGCCTGAATTTCCAAAAGCAAACTTTTCAGCCCCAATAACCAATATGAAAACATTTAATGGTGGAGCTGCAGCAAATGTTGCTTGTGTTGGGGCCAAATTAGGATTAAAAACTTCCTTGGTTTCAGCAGTTGGTGGAGATTTCAAAAAAACCGAATATTATGAACACATGCAAAATTTAGGTATTGACACTGATTCATTAATCATTGTTCCGGGAGAATCAACACCTACAGCATTTGTTTTAACTAATGATAATGATGACCAAATAAGTTATTTCTATTGGGGTGCTGCACGTGAATTTGCAGAAAGTAAAGTACCAGCATCTGCAATTAAAAATACTGAAGCAGTTCATTTAGCAACAGGAGACCCTGAATTCAATTGGAAATGTTCAGAAGAAGCTAAAAATGAAGATTTACTTATTTCATTCGACCCAGGTCAAGACCTTGGAATGTACGACATCAAAAAATTAAGGGACGTAATTGAAAACACAACTATTCTCTTCGGTAATCATCATGAAATTGGAAGAATCTTGGAATCACTCGAAGTAGATTTAGATGGTCTTAGAGCATTAGGTCCAAAAATAATTGTTAAAACATGCGGTGCTAACGGTACTGAAATCTACTCAAATGAAGAAAAAATTAAAATCGATGCAATTGAAACCACTGTTGTCGACCCAACAGGTGCAGGAGATTCATTTAGAGCAGGATTCTTATCAAGATTCTTAAATGGAGAATCATTAGAAGCATCCGCTAAATTCGCATCAACCGTTTCATCATTCATTATTGAGCATCAAGGTTGTCAAACCAACATGCCTACTTTTGATGATGTATTTGAAAGAATGAATAGATTCTACTAA
- the hxlB gene encoding 6-phospho-3-hexuloisomerase: MEIMKTSIKAILDNIKNAEEFLDEKAIDEFEEIIINSKNIFVTGAGRSGLAAKAFAMRLMHLGLSAYVVGETISPAIYEDDCIIAISGSGETNTIVSAAKIAKNRGSKVLALTSYPESTLGQLCDAYVLVKGRTKKEVDDENYMKRQIHGNYTSLTPLGTAFELTTLVFLDAIVSELMEKMQQTESDLKARHTVLE, from the coding sequence ATGGAAATAATGAAAACTTCTATTAAAGCTATATTAGATAATATTAAAAACGCTGAAGAATTTTTAGATGAAAAAGCAATTGATGAATTTGAGGAAATAATTATTAATTCAAAAAATATATTTGTTACTGGTGCTGGAAGATCTGGACTCGCTGCTAAAGCTTTTGCAATGAGATTAATGCATTTAGGTTTAAGTGCTTATGTTGTAGGGGAAACTATATCTCCGGCTATTTATGAAGATGATTGTATTATTGCTATTTCAGGTTCCGGTGAAACAAACACTATTGTTTCAGCTGCAAAAATTGCTAAAAATAGAGGTTCAAAAGTTTTAGCTTTAACATCTTACCCTGAATCCACTTTAGGACAATTATGTGATGCTTATGTTCTTGTTAAAGGAAGAACTAAAAAAGAAGTGGATGACGAAAACTATATGAAACGTCAAATCCATGGTAACTATACATCTTTAACACCTTTAGGTACTGCATTTGAATTGACTACTTTAGTATTCTTAGATGCTATTGTTTCTGAATTGATGGAAAAAATGCAACAAACTGAAAGCGACCTAAAAGCAAGACATACTGTATTAGAGTAA
- a CDS encoding FmdE family protein, which translates to MNIEDYDEQLQKAVEFHGELCGGIAIGTKLGMYGLELLGMELNKRHKNLIVILESERCTSDGIQAVTKCSIGKRSLKLVYYGRFAATFMNMDTGEAYRVSDADANIKDKPKETREEMVKRFRETPAEELFNVEKVKVRPFKEAQQPGGKHTTSWCSVCGEKITDDYHLIRAGKPICESCANESYYEVI; encoded by the coding sequence ATGAATATTGAAGATTATGATGAACAATTGCAAAAAGCTGTTGAGTTCCATGGTGAACTTTGTGGTGGTATAGCTATTGGAACAAAACTTGGTATGTATGGTCTTGAACTTTTGGGCATGGAACTGAACAAGAGGCATAAGAATTTAATTGTAATTTTGGAAAGTGAAAGATGTACTTCAGATGGTATTCAGGCTGTAACTAAATGCAGTATTGGTAAAAGATCTTTAAAGTTAGTCTATTATGGAAGATTTGCAGCTACTTTTATGAATATGGATACTGGTGAAGCATATAGAGTTTCCGATGCTGATGCAAATATAAAAGATAAACCTAAGGAAACAAGGGAAGAAATGGTTAAAAGATTCAGGGAAACTCCTGCTGAAGAATTGTTCAATGTTGAAAAAGTTAAAGTCAGACCATTCAAAGAAGCTCAGCAACCAGGAGGAAAACATACTACTTCCTGGTGTAGTGTCTGTGGTGAAAAAATTACAGATGATTACCATTTAATTAGGGCAGGTAAACCTATTTGTGAATCATGTGCTAATGAATCATATTATGAAGTCATCTAA
- the lysS gene encoding lysine--tRNA ligase — MTHWIENIATELAERDVEEHVIASGTSISGSIHIGNSCDIFIANAIGKKLRELGKQAKTIWIADDHDPLRKVPFPLPEDYDKYLGMPYSVIPCPDGCCANFVEHFEKPLLSVMDDYGIEMETKSGFEMYKTGVYNDYIRTSLEHVDEIKEIFNEYRREPLADDWLPYNPICDECGRVNTTYAYDFDGDIIKYRCECGHEGEMDIKSGNGKLTWRVEWAARWKIFGTTCEPFGKDHAASGGSYDVSSIISEKIFDYPAPFPVPYEWITLDGEAMSKSHGVFFAPEEWLKIGPAESLNYYLFRSKPMKAKDFSPKMSFLDFIDQFDTVEKVFYGEEEAPSEKEGKKFKEIYEIVQINEGSPLPFRPPFRFLVNAYQIAGDDLEKIFGILKRNSQLSKSFKDKEFGDLNETELAQYRERVDNVIYWLDTYAPKFVKFQVQEKNIPKLPLTEDQDKFLADLADLMENNEFSEATELHDAMYEILEAQELKPQKGFQAIYKMILGQKQGPRAASFLLSLDKDFVVKRLRKEA, encoded by the coding sequence ATGACACATTGGATTGAAAACATAGCTACTGAATTAGCAGAAAGAGATGTAGAAGAACATGTTATTGCAAGTGGAACCTCCATTTCAGGTTCAATTCACATTGGAAACTCATGCGACATATTTATTGCTAATGCAATTGGAAAAAAATTAAGGGAACTCGGAAAACAAGCAAAAACCATCTGGATTGCAGATGACCACGATCCATTAAGAAAAGTTCCATTCCCACTTCCTGAAGATTACGACAAATACTTAGGTATGCCATACTCCGTTATCCCATGTCCTGACGGCTGCTGTGCAAACTTTGTAGAACACTTTGAAAAACCTTTACTTTCAGTAATGGACGATTACGGAATTGAAATGGAAACCAAATCCGGTTTTGAAATGTATAAAACTGGAGTTTACAACGACTACATTAGAACCTCTCTCGAACACGTTGATGAAATCAAAGAGATTTTCAACGAATACAGAAGAGAACCATTAGCAGATGACTGGTTACCATACAACCCGATTTGTGACGAATGTGGACGTGTAAACACAACTTATGCTTATGACTTTGACGGCGACATCATCAAATACAGATGTGAATGTGGCCACGAAGGTGAAATGGATATCAAATCAGGTAACGGTAAACTTACCTGGAGAGTAGAATGGGCTGCAAGATGGAAAATCTTCGGAACCACATGTGAACCATTCGGAAAAGACCACGCAGCTAGTGGCGGATCCTACGATGTAAGTAGCATTATTTCAGAAAAAATCTTTGATTACCCTGCACCATTCCCAGTACCATACGAATGGATTACTCTCGATGGTGAAGCAATGAGTAAATCTCACGGAGTATTCTTTGCTCCAGAAGAATGGTTAAAAATTGGACCTGCAGAAAGTCTTAACTACTACTTGTTCAGATCCAAACCAATGAAAGCAAAAGACTTCTCACCAAAAATGTCTTTCTTAGACTTTATCGACCAATTTGATACCGTTGAAAAAGTATTCTACGGTGAAGAAGAAGCACCATCTGAAAAAGAAGGTAAAAAATTCAAAGAAATCTATGAAATCGTACAAATCAACGAAGGTAGTCCTTTACCATTCAGACCACCTTTCAGATTCCTCGTTAACGCTTACCAAATTGCTGGAGACGACTTAGAAAAAATCTTTGGAATTTTAAAAAGAAACTCCCAATTATCAAAAAGCTTTAAAGACAAAGAATTTGGCGACTTAAATGAAACTGAATTAGCTCAATATCGTGAAAGAGTTGACAACGTAATTTACTGGTTAGATACTTATGCACCTAAATTCGTAAAATTCCAAGTGCAAGAGAAAAACATTCCAAAATTACCGTTGACCGAAGATCAAGACAAATTCTTAGCTGACTTAGCTGACTTGATGGAAAACAATGAATTCTCAGAAGCAACTGAATTGCACGATGCAATGTATGAAATCTTAGAAGCACAAGAATTAAAACCTCAAAAAGGATTCCAAGCCATTTACAAAATGATTCTTGGTCAAAAACAAGGTCCAAGAGCAGCTTCATTCTTGCTCAGCTTAGACAAAGATTTCGTTGTAAAAAGATTAAGAAAAGAAGCTTAA
- the fdhF gene encoding formate dehydrogenase subunit alpha, which produces MVEIKYVPTICPYCGTGCGLNFVVKDGKIVGVEPLKRSPVNEGKVCPKGNFGYQFINREDRLTTPLIKENGEFREASWDEALDLVANKLKEVSDEDPNKVGFYACARSPNENIYITQKLARVACGTQNVDHCARICHGPTVAGLANTFGSGAMTNGFDSIKEADYIFCIGSNNMEAHPLFGRKIIQAKQNGAKLVVLDPRFTPTAKIADEYVQFETGTDVALMNAMIKVIIDKDLQDDEFIANRTKGFEEMKETVQKYTLDKVSEITGIKPETIEHLAVEYASAEKAAIVYSLGITEHSHGADNVMSTANLAMLTGNIGREGTGVNPLRGQNNVQGACDMGALPSDYVGYRKVKDPETTAWFNDYYSAEGYEVNLPTTPGLTLVEMMNAAHAGDLKVLYIHGEDPVLSDADVQHTKEALANLEMLVVQECFLTDTAQCADVVLPAAGWGEQEGTFTSGERRVQCLHKAQEPPEGAWLDWKIMEEIAVRMGVPRSIFHYETSEDIFNEIRECAPIMAGMNRERLDTPEALHWPCPSEDDPCQPLMHKEKFAHPDGLGIFQALEHKGPVETVDEEYPLLLTTTRVLFHYHAAMTRRCETLSNEVKTGFIEINTKDAEARGIINGEVVKAYSRRGEIAIPARVTDDIREGIVNIPMHFVECAANVLTNSDSFDPKSKMVELKACAINVEKLPEVLEMKGEVYKNGTDTEIKAENMATTTIKVGK; this is translated from the coding sequence ATGGTTGAAATTAAATATGTTCCAACAATCTGTCCATACTGTGGTACTGGTTGTGGACTCAATTTCGTTGTAAAAGACGGAAAAATTGTTGGTGTAGAACCTTTAAAAAGAAGCCCTGTAAACGAGGGTAAAGTATGTCCAAAAGGAAACTTTGGATACCAATTTATTAATAGGGAAGACAGATTAACTACTCCTTTAATAAAAGAAAACGGTGAATTTAGAGAAGCATCTTGGGATGAAGCATTAGACCTTGTTGCTAACAAACTCAAAGAAGTATCTGACGAAGATCCTAACAAAGTAGGATTCTATGCATGTGCTCGTTCACCTAACGAAAACATTTACATTACTCAAAAATTAGCAAGAGTAGCTTGTGGAACCCAAAACGTAGACCACTGTGCACGTATCTGTCACGGACCTACTGTAGCAGGTTTAGCAAACACCTTCGGATCAGGTGCTATGACCAACGGATTCGACAGTATTAAAGAAGCTGATTACATCTTCTGTATTGGATCCAACAACATGGAAGCTCACCCATTATTCGGACGTAAAATAATCCAAGCTAAACAAAACGGTGCTAAATTAGTAGTATTGGACCCAAGATTCACTCCTACTGCTAAAATTGCAGACGAATATGTTCAATTTGAAACTGGTACTGACGTAGCTTTAATGAACGCTATGATTAAAGTCATCATCGACAAAGACTTGCAAGATGATGAGTTTATTGCAAACAGAACCAAAGGTTTCGAAGAAATGAAAGAAACCGTCCAAAAATACACTTTAGACAAAGTTTCCGAAATTACTGGTATCAAACCTGAAACTATTGAACACTTAGCTGTAGAATACGCATCTGCTGAAAAAGCAGCTATCGTATACTCCTTAGGTATTACTGAACACTCCCACGGTGCAGACAACGTAATGTCCACTGCAAACCTCGCAATGTTAACTGGTAATATCGGAAGAGAAGGTACTGGAGTAAACCCATTAAGAGGACAAAACAACGTACAAGGTGCTTGTGATATGGGTGCATTACCTTCAGATTACGTAGGTTACAGAAAAGTTAAAGATCCTGAAACCACTGCATGGTTCAACGACTACTACAGTGCTGAAGGTTACGAAGTAAACTTACCAACCACTCCTGGTTTAACCTTAGTTGAAATGATGAACGCAGCTCACGCTGGTGACTTAAAAGTATTATACATCCACGGGGAAGACCCTGTACTCTCCGATGCTGACGTACAACACACCAAAGAAGCACTCGCAAACTTAGAAATGTTAGTTGTTCAAGAATGTTTCTTAACTGATACTGCACAATGTGCTGATGTTGTATTACCTGCAGCAGGTTGGGGTGAACAAGAAGGTACTTTCACCAGTGGTGAAAGAAGAGTACAATGCTTACACAAAGCTCAAGAACCACCTGAAGGCGCATGGTTAGATTGGAAAATCATGGAAGAAATCGCAGTTAGAATGGGCGTACCTAGATCCATCTTCCACTACGAAACTTCTGAAGATATCTTCAACGAAATCAGAGAATGTGCTCCTATCATGGCAGGTATGAACCGTGAAAGATTAGACACTCCTGAAGCTCTCCACTGGCCTTGTCCTTCTGAAGACGACCCATGTCAACCATTAATGCACAAAGAAAAATTCGCTCACCCTGACGGATTAGGAATTTTCCAAGCATTAGAACACAAAGGACCTGTTGAAACTGTAGATGAAGAATACCCATTACTCTTAACTACTACTAGAGTATTATTCCACTATCACGCTGCAATGACCAGAAGATGTGAAACCTTAAGTAATGAGGTAAAAACCGGATTCATCGAAATCAACACTAAAGATGCTGAAGCAAGAGGAATTATTAATGGTGAAGTTGTAAAAGCTTACTCCAGAAGAGGAGAAATTGCAATTCCTGCACGTGTAACTGATGACATCAGAGAAGGTATTGTAAACATCCCAATGCACTTTGTAGAATGTGCTGCAAACGTATTAACTAACTCCGATTCTTTCGACCCTAAATCTAAAATGGTTGAATTAAAAGCTTGTGCTATTAACGTAGAAAAACTCCCTGAAGTATTAGAAATGAAAGGAGAAGTCTACAAAAATGGTACCGACACTGAAATTAAAGCTGAAAACATGGCTACTACCACCATTAAAGTAGGTAAATAA
- the fdhD gene encoding formate dehydrogenase accessory sulfurtransferase FdhD: protein MSRSLSAIEDSLKEFAVGYLFNENMVRSLEDIKKIEIDGIQINVEIDDTLLKTNETVLCSDSAGGWRSKIKTVNPVESDFQVSVKELIDRIEELRENAEIWQATGGTHVAGIVYDGQFVVKEDVSRHVAVDKVIGYGILNGFDLNHSYVIYSGRMPADMVIKMTRAGVPLLASNASPANSGYNIAKKGNITLVGFLRGQRCNIYNNQNRVIFD, encoded by the coding sequence ATATCCCGTAGTTTATCTGCAATTGAAGACTCACTTAAAGAGTTTGCAGTAGGATACTTGTTTAATGAAAATATGGTAAGGTCTTTAGAGGACATTAAAAAAATAGAAATTGACGGCATACAAATCAATGTAGAGATTGATGATACATTACTTAAAACCAATGAAACAGTTTTATGTTCCGATTCCGCAGGCGGATGGAGAAGTAAAATAAAAACTGTAAATCCTGTTGAATCTGATTTTCAAGTTTCTGTTAAAGAATTAATTGATAGAATTGAAGAATTAAGAGAAAATGCAGAAATCTGGCAGGCTACCGGTGGAACACATGTTGCTGGAATCGTATATGACGGACAGTTTGTTGTAAAAGAAGATGTGAGCCGCCACGTTGCAGTTGACAAAGTAATTGGATACGGAATATTAAACGGCTTTGACTTAAACCATTCCTATGTAATTTACAGTGGAAGAATGCCTGCAGACATGGTAATCAAAATGACCAGAGCAGGTGTGCCTCTTTTAGCATCAAATGCATCACCAGCAAATTCCGGATATAATATTGCAAAAAAAGGAAATATTACTCTTGTTGGATTCCTAAGAGGCCAACGTTGTAATATATATAATAATCAAAATAGAGTAATTTTTGACTAA
- a CDS encoding formate/nitrite transporter family protein, with protein MSSFKSPVDTAKAISKTAGAKDSANIVNVILLSFLAGAYIAFGGLLAVVASAGMLKAGAPLGLEKFVFGAVFPVGLIIVVLAGSELFTGNVMFMTIGVLDGSASVGGLAKNWVISWIFNFVGALFVAYVLAFMGGICPTDATAPAYAISAKAIAVAEGKVTMPFTVAMIKAIGCNWLVCLAVWLANASDDIIGKIVGIWFPIMAFVTIGFEHSVANMCFIPLGMFLGAKGVTWSTIIVNNLIPVTIGNIIGGGLFVACIYWYTYLKE; from the coding sequence ATGAGTTCATTTAAAAGTCCAGTAGATACTGCAAAAGCAATATCTAAAACAGCTGGAGCAAAAGACTCTGCAAATATTGTTAATGTAATATTACTCTCCTTTTTAGCAGGAGCATATATTGCATTTGGTGGATTATTAGCTGTAGTAGCAAGCGCAGGCATGTTAAAAGCTGGTGCTCCACTCGGTTTAGAAAAATTCGTATTTGGTGCAGTGTTCCCTGTAGGTTTAATTATTGTTGTACTTGCAGGATCTGAATTATTCACTGGAAATGTTATGTTTATGACAATTGGTGTTTTAGACGGTTCCGCTTCTGTTGGCGGTCTCGCTAAAAACTGGGTTATCAGTTGGATTTTCAACTTTGTTGGTGCTTTATTCGTTGCATACGTTTTAGCATTCATGGGTGGTATCTGTCCTACTGACGCAACCGCACCTGCTTACGCTATTTCTGCTAAAGCTATTGCAGTAGCAGAAGGTAAAGTAACTATGCCATTCACCGTTGCTATGATTAAAGCTATCGGTTGTAACTGGTTAGTATGTTTAGCAGTATGGTTAGCTAACGCATCTGATGATATCATCGGTAAAATCGTTGGTATTTGGTTCCCAATTATGGCTTTCGTTACCATCGGATTTGAGCACAGTGTTGCAAACATGTGTTTCATCCCATTAGGTATGTTCTTAGGAGCTAAAGGTGTAACTTGGTCTACTATTATTGTAAACAACTTAATCCCAGTTACTATTGGTAACATTATTGGTGGAGGACTCTTTGTAGCTTGTATTTACTGGTACACTTACCTTAAAGAATAA
- the thiC gene encoding phosphomethylpyrimidine synthase yields the protein MTQISDAKKGILTEEMKHVAKIENVSEDFILRSVAEGTIVIPGNVNRDIEASGIGAGLRTKVNATVGTSTDLVDFDEEVLKAQIAIDNGADCLMELSIGGDLDVIRRRVLDMSPLPVGSVPVYQASIESIRKHGSVVDMTEDDLFNAIEKQAKDGIDFMAIHSSINIETLTRLKRQGRVTGLVSRGGSFMSGWIVENEQENPLYSNFDYVLELAKEHDVVLSLANGMRAGSIADSTDRAQIQELIILGELIDRSREAGVQCMIEGPGHIPINEIPTNVMIQKKMCSNAPFYMLGPIVCDVAPGYDHIVSAIGAASSAKAGADFICYVTPAEHLALPDPDDVKEGVIATKIGAYAGDLATGIIDGSQDLAMAEARKRLDWEAQYECAMFPEAARAKRDQRPPEDEDACTMCGNFCAVKIVNEWLDKSDSDLIK from the coding sequence ATGACTCAAATTAGTGATGCTAAAAAAGGAATTTTAACTGAAGAAATGAAACATGTCGCAAAAATAGAAAATGTTTCAGAAGATTTTATTTTAAGATCAGTAGCAGAAGGTACTATTGTAATACCAGGTAACGTAAACAGAGATATTGAAGCTTCAGGTATTGGTGCAGGACTCAGAACTAAAGTAAACGCAACCGTCGGAACTTCAACTGATCTTGTTGACTTTGATGAAGAAGTATTAAAAGCACAAATTGCAATCGACAATGGTGCAGACTGTTTAATGGAATTAAGTATTGGTGGAGACTTAGATGTAATCAGAAGAAGAGTTCTCGACATGTCCCCATTACCAGTAGGATCAGTACCAGTATACCAAGCATCCATTGAAAGTATCAGAAAACATGGTTCCGTAGTGGATATGACTGAAGATGACTTATTCAATGCTATCGAAAAACAAGCAAAAGATGGTATTGACTTCATGGCAATTCACAGTAGTATCAACATTGAAACCTTAACCAGACTCAAAAGACAAGGTCGTGTAACAGGACTCGTATCCCGTGGAGGTTCTTTCATGTCTGGATGGATTGTTGAAAACGAACAAGAAAATCCATTATACTCAAACTTTGATTATGTTTTAGAACTTGCTAAAGAACATGATGTTGTTCTTTCACTTGCAAACGGTATGAGAGCAGGATCTATTGCTGATTCAACCGACAGGGCTCAAATCCAAGAATTGATCATTTTAGGAGAATTAATCGATAGATCTCGTGAAGCTGGAGTACAATGTATGATTGAAGGACCTGGACACATCCCTATTAACGAAATCCCAACAAACGTTATGATTCAAAAGAAAATGTGTTCCAACGCTCCTTTCTACATGCTCGGACCTATTGTATGTGATGTAGCACCAGGTTACGACCACATTGTATCTGCAATCGGTGCAGCATCTTCTGCAAAAGCTGGAGCAGACTTTATCTGTTACGTAACTCCTGCTGAACACCTCGCTCTCCCTGACCCAGACGATGTAAAAGAAGGTGTAATTGCAACTAAAATCGGAGCTTACGCTGGTGACCTCGCAACCGGTATAATCGATGGTTCCCAAGATTTAGCAATGGCTGAAGCTCGTAAAAGATTAGACTGGGAAGCACAATATGAATGTGCAATGTTCCCTGAAGCTGCACGTGCAAAAAGAGATCAAAGACCACCTGAAGATGAAGACGCATGTACAATGTGCGGTAACTTCTGTGCAGTAAAAATCGTTAACGAATGGTTAGACAAATCTGATTCTGACCTAATCAAATAG